A window from Peromyscus eremicus chromosome 5, PerEre_H2_v1, whole genome shotgun sequence encodes these proteins:
- the Il17c gene encoding interleukin-17C, producing MATVIATVMPASFGGNGVFSGLPLTIHLPAPQHLLLLAWLPTGITHQDLSFRGRPRSHGTLRCYSAEELSHGQAPPHLLTRSARWEQALPVALVSTLEATGHRRQYERPPAGTQCPVLRPEDVLEADTHQRSISPWRYRIDTDKNRYPQKLAVAECLCRGCINAKTGRETAALNSVQLLQSLLVLRRQPCSQDGTADPTPGSFTFHTEFIRVPVGCTCVLPRSA from the exons ATGGCCACTGTCATTGCCACTGTGATG CCGGCAAGCTTTGGAGGAAATGGGGTGTTCTCTGGGCTACCTCTAACCATACACCTGCCTGCTCCCCAGCATCTCCTGCTTCTAGCCTGGTTGCCTACTGGGATCACCCACCAAGATCTCTCATTCCGGGGGAGACCCCGAAGCCATGGGACCCTGAGGTGCTACTCTGCTGAGGAACTGTCTCACGGCCAGGCTCCCCCACACCTGCTAACTCGAAGTGCCAGGTGGGAGCAGGCCCTCCCTGTGGCCCTGGTGTCCACTTTGGAGGCCACGGGCCATAGGAGACAGTATGAAAGACCTCCAGCTGGAACACAGTGCCCTGTGCTGCGACCAGAGGATGTACTGGAAGCTGACACCCACCAGCGCTCCATCTCACCATGGAGATATCG CATCGACACCGACAAGAACCGCTACCCACAGAAGTTGGCGGTGGCGGAATGCTTGTGTCGTGGCTGCATCAACGCCAAGACCGGCCGTGAGACAGCCGCCCTGAACTCTGTGCAGCTGCTACAGAGCCTGCTGGTGCTGCGGCGACAGCCCTGCTCCCAGGACGGGACAGCGGACCCTACCCCGGGATCCTTCACCTTCCACACTGAGTTCATCCGAGTGCCTGTTGGTTGCACCTGTGTTCTTCCCAGGTCTGCATAG
- the Mvd gene encoding diphosphomevalonate decarboxylase: MASEKPQDLVVTCTAPVNIAVIKYWGKRDEALILPINSSLSVTLHQDQLKTVTTAAISKDFTEDRIWLNGQEEDVGQPRLQACLREIRRLARKRRSAGDGDALPLSLSYKVHVASENNFPTAAGLASSAAGYACLAYTLARVYGVEGDLSEVARRGSGSACRSLYGGFVEWQMGEQADGKDSIAQQIAPEWHWPQLRVLILVVSAEKKQMGSTVGMQTSVETSTLLKFRAESVVPERMKEMTRCIRERDFQAFAQLTMKDSNQFHATCLDTFPPISYLNDTSRRIIQLVHRFNTHHGQTKVAYTFDAGPNAVIFTLDDTVAEFVAAVRHSFPPATNGDKFLKGLPVTPVLLSNELRAALAMDPSPGAIQYIIATQVGPGPQVLDNSHAHLLGPDGLPQQDP; encoded by the exons ATGGCCTCGGAGAAGCCTCAGGACCTAGTCGTCACCTGCACCGCTCCGGTCAACATCGCGGTTATCAAGTACT GGGGGAAGCGAGATGAAGCACTGATCCTGCCCATCAACTCCTCGCTGAGTGTCACTCTGCATCAGGACCAG TTAAAAACCGTCACAACTGCTGCCATCAGCAAGGACTTCACCGAGGACCGCATCTGGCTGAATGGCCAGGAGGAAGATGTGGGACAGCCACGGCTCCAGGCCTGCCTGAGGGAGA TTCGCCGCCTGGCTCGGAAGCGGAGGAGTGCAGGGGACGGGGATGCACTTCCCCTCAGCCTCAGCTATAAGGTGCATGTGGCCTCCGAGAACAACTTCCCCACGGCTGCAGGCCTGGCATCCTCAGCAGCGGGCTATGCCTGCCTAG CCTATACCTTGGCCCGGGTCTATGGGGTCGAGGGGGACCTCTCTGAAGTGGCCCGGCGGGGCTCAGGCAGCGCGTGCCGCAGTCTTTATGGGGGCTTCGTGGAGTGGCAGATGGGGGAGCAGGCAGATGGAAAGGACAGCATCGCCCAGCAGATAGCCCCAGAGTGGCACTGGCCCCAACTCCGAGTCCTCATCCTTGTG GTGAGTGCCGAGAAGAAGCAGATGGGCAGCACTGTGGGCATGCAGACCAGTGTGGAGACCAGTACCCTGCTCAAG TTCCGGGCTGAGTCCGTTGTGCCTGAGCGCATGAAGGAGATGACCCGCTGCATCCGAGAGCGGGACTTCCAGGCCTTTGCCCAGCTGACCATGAAGGACAGCAACCAGTTTCATGCCACCTGCCTTGACACCTTCCCGCCCATCTCCTACCTCAATGACACCTCCAGGCGCATCATCCAGCTAGTGCACCGCTTTAACACACACCACGGGCAGACAAAG GTGGCGTACACATTTGATGCGGGCCCCAATGCTGTGATCTTCACCCTGGATGACACTGTGGCTGAGTTTGTGGCAGCTGTGAGGCACAGCTTTCCCCCTGCAACAAATGGGGACAA GTTCCTAAAGGGGCTGCCAGTGACGCCTGTTCTTCTCTCCAATGAGCTGAGAGCGGCACTGGCTATGGACCCCAGCCCTGGAGCTATCCAGTACATCATTGCCACTCAG GTTGGACCAGGGCCTCAAGTCCTAGACAACTCACACGCTCATCTTCTAGGCCCAGATGGCCTGCCCCAACAGGACCCCTGA
- the LOC131910619 gene encoding cytochrome b-245 light chain: protein MGQIEWAMWANEQALASGLILITGGIVATAGRFTQWYFGAYSIAAGALICLLEYPRGKRKKGSTMERCGQKYLTTVVKLFGPLTRNYYVRAVLHFLLSVPAGFLLATILGTVCLVIASVIYLLAAIRGEQWTPIEPKPKERPQVGGTIKQPPTNPPPRPPAEVRKKPSVEEEEAATAGGPQVNPIPVTDEVV, encoded by the exons ATGGGGCAGATCGAGTGGGCCATGTGGGCCAACGAGCAGGCGCTGGCATCTGGCCTGA TCCTCATCACAGGGGGCATCGTGGCCACTGCCGGGCGCTTCACACAGTGGTACTTCGGTGCCTACTCTAT CGCTGCGGGTGCGCTTATCTGTCTGCTGGAGTACCCCcggggaaagaggaaaaaaggctCCACCATGGAGCGGTG TGGACAGAAGTACTTGACGACTGTGGTGAAGCTGTTTGGGCCCCTCACAAGAAATTACTACGTCCGGGCTGTCCTCCACTTCCT GTTGTCCGTGCCTGCAGGCTTCCTGCTGGCCACTATCCTGGGGACCGTCTGCTTGGTCATTGCCAGTGTGATCTACCTGCTG gCAGCCATCCGGGGTGAGCAATGGACCCCCATTGAGCCCAAACCCAAGGAGCGGCCACAGGTTGGAGGCACCATCAAGCAGCCACCCACCAACCCCCCACCCCGGCCACCAGCGGAGGTCCGCAAGAAGCCAAgtgtagaggaggaggaggcagccacgGCTGGAGGCCCCCAGGTCAACCCAATTCCAGTGACAGACGAGGTTGTGTGA